A stretch of the Chloroflexota bacterium genome encodes the following:
- a CDS encoding NUDIX hydrolase: MGNSPGDDADPPLGWKVIESKVAYSGRFPVREDVLEAELDGRRMLYTYLDIRRDAVAILALTDAGEAVLVRQYRHPLRSTTLEVPAGALDPGEDPPSGALRELEEETGYRAREIRPLGLYHPSAPLLPLTMRLYFATELDYHAPKRDEFEIMQVELVPARDLLQQVLDGKQPEAALTVSVLCAAQRGWLPT; encoded by the coding sequence GTGGGTAATAGTCCAGGCGACGACGCCGATCCGCCGCTGGGTTGGAAGGTAATTGAATCGAAAGTGGCCTACAGTGGACGCTTCCCGGTGCGGGAAGACGTGCTGGAAGCGGAGCTTGACGGCAGGCGCATGCTCTACACGTACCTGGACATTCGCCGCGATGCGGTTGCCATCTTGGCGCTTACCGACGCTGGCGAAGCCGTGCTGGTGCGGCAATACCGCCACCCGTTGCGTAGCACCACGCTCGAGGTGCCTGCAGGCGCGCTCGATCCCGGTGAAGACCCCCCATCCGGCGCACTGCGAGAGTTGGAGGAGGAGACGGGGTACCGGGCAAGAGAGATTAGACCGTTAGGTCTGTATCATCCCAGCGCACCATTGCTGCCGCTCACGATGCGTCTTTACTTCGCAACCGAACTTGACTATCATGCACCAAAGCGTGATGAGTTCGAGATCATGCAGGTTGAGCTCGTGCCCGCAAGGGACCTCTTGCAGCAAGTTCTCGACGGCAAGCAGCCGGAGGCAGCACTGACGGTGAGCGTCTTGTGCGCCGCCCAACGCGGCTGGCTGCCAACATGA
- the recQ gene encoding DNA helicase RecQ: MARVSINPELANDLGTLLAAKFGHKSFLPLQENVIKHVLHGQDSLALMPTGSGKSLCYQLPALCLEGLTLVVSPLIALMKDQVDALKSRGIAADFINSTMSAAQARRVQVAAYKGRLDILYVAPERLAMQQFRDFLHAVKLALIAIDEAHCISEWGHDFRPDYRTLQVLRDNFPAVPVIALTATATERVRQDILDQLRMPDAARFVASFNRPNLTYDVRPKRRSFAALVKLLDEHRSGAAIVYRFSRQNTESLAAELCSHGFNALPYHAGLDDTVRRETQERFLGDDVPIIVATIAFGMGVDKPNVRLVAHYDLPKTIEGYYQETGRAGRDGQPSACVLFYSYGDKINQDYFINQIEDDAERAHAAEKLARMVAYSEAKTCRRAFLLDYFGEEWREENCGGCDVCLAKTRQVEATHTFDGTEIAQKVLSAVIRTGERFGMNHVVDVLRGSRSRRVLQFHHDTLPVHGIARDMTKEELQDIVDQLIDKDLIARSSTSSYPTLYVTSEGKALLKNRESVTLIGHPPPNPSVEQQPDKTLFEKLRALRAELAAELAVPAYVVFPDVSLRQMAAYLPTDRAALLQVKGVGEDKLRQFGDRFIGEIRQHVEECGGANPPPASEGTTHARANSDSEEVRDSHPRAYEKWTYEEDEQLTALYKAGRSIDEIASELGRRPSAVVSRLRQSGTASERRLHLNETEKHTLELARAGLNVQEIAARRELSPGTVITHLERIAETNETLDVIHMLPPPDRCKHIADAFRQADSDYRLAPVKEQLGDDYSYEELRMVRMHLRQLQTTRERP; this comes from the coding sequence ATGGCACGTGTAAGCATCAATCCTGAACTCGCAAACGATCTTGGGACTTTGCTGGCAGCAAAGTTCGGGCACAAGAGTTTTCTGCCACTCCAGGAAAACGTCATCAAGCATGTCTTGCATGGTCAAGATTCTCTAGCATTGATGCCCACAGGCAGCGGTAAGTCTTTATGCTACCAATTGCCCGCGCTCTGTCTCGAAGGCTTAACGTTAGTCGTTTCCCCGCTCATTGCGTTGATGAAAGATCAAGTTGATGCCCTGAAGAGCCGCGGCATTGCCGCCGACTTTATCAACAGCACCATGAGCGCCGCGCAAGCGCGGCGCGTGCAAGTGGCCGCCTACAAAGGCCGCCTCGACATCCTGTACGTTGCTCCCGAGCGCTTGGCCATGCAGCAGTTTCGGGACTTTCTTCACGCTGTGAAACTCGCACTGATCGCCATAGATGAGGCGCACTGCATCTCCGAGTGGGGTCACGATTTCCGGCCCGATTACCGCACGCTGCAAGTGCTGCGGGATAACTTCCCTGCGGTGCCGGTAATCGCGCTCACAGCCACTGCGACGGAACGCGTGCGGCAGGACATCCTCGACCAACTACGTATGCCCGACGCCGCCCGATTCGTCGCCAGCTTCAACCGGCCAAACCTGACGTATGACGTTAGACCCAAGCGGCGGAGCTTTGCAGCGCTTGTAAAATTGCTGGACGAGCATCGCAGCGGCGCCGCCATCGTCTATCGCTTCTCCCGGCAGAATACAGAGAGCCTTGCCGCCGAGCTATGCAGTCACGGCTTCAATGCACTGCCCTATCACGCCGGCTTGGACGACACGGTGCGCCGGGAGACTCAAGAGCGATTCCTGGGAGATGACGTCCCGATCATTGTGGCGACAATCGCGTTCGGCATGGGGGTGGACAAGCCGAACGTGCGTTTGGTTGCACACTATGACCTGCCAAAGACCATCGAGGGCTACTACCAAGAAACCGGACGCGCCGGGCGCGACGGACAGCCAAGCGCATGCGTGCTTTTCTACTCGTACGGCGACAAGATCAACCAAGATTACTTCATTAACCAGATCGAGGATGACGCAGAGCGGGCGCATGCCGCGGAAAAACTTGCCAGGATGGTAGCCTACAGCGAAGCGAAGACCTGCCGGAGGGCATTCCTGCTGGACTACTTTGGGGAAGAGTGGCGGGAAGAGAATTGCGGTGGCTGCGACGTCTGCCTTGCCAAGACGCGGCAAGTGGAGGCCACACACACATTTGACGGCACTGAAATCGCGCAAAAGGTGCTGTCGGCAGTCATACGGACGGGCGAGAGGTTTGGGATGAACCACGTCGTTGACGTCCTGCGCGGCAGCCGCTCGCGTCGGGTTCTGCAATTTCACCACGACACGCTGCCGGTCCACGGCATCGCACGAGACATGACCAAGGAAGAGCTGCAGGACATCGTCGACCAGCTCATCGACAAAGACCTCATCGCGCGCAGCTCGACCAGCAGTTACCCAACGCTTTACGTAACCTCAGAAGGGAAGGCCCTACTCAAGAACCGAGAGTCTGTGACGCTCATTGGACATCCTCCGCCGAACCCATCAGTGGAGCAGCAACCCGACAAAACCTTATTCGAAAAGCTACGCGCCCTGCGCGCGGAATTGGCCGCTGAGTTAGCCGTGCCAGCCTACGTAGTCTTTCCCGATGTCTCGCTGCGGCAGATGGCTGCATATCTCCCAACCGACCGTGCGGCGCTGCTCCAGGTCAAGGGTGTAGGTGAAGACAAACTGCGCCAGTTCGGTGATCGGTTCATCGGCGAAATCCGTCAACACGTAGAGGAGTGTGGCGGCGCCAATCCGCCTCCTGCCTCAGAGGGAACCACGCACGCGAGAGCCAATTCAGACTCAGAGGAAGTCCGAGATTCTCATCCCCGTGCTTACGAGAAGTGGACATACGAAGAAGACGAACAGCTCACCGCTCTCTACAAAGCGGGACGCTCAATTGATGAAATTGCGTCAGAATTGGGCCGCCGACCCTCCGCCGTAGTATCGCGGCTGCGACAGTCCGGCACTGCATCTGAACGCCGCTTGCACCTAAATGAAACCGAGAAGCACACTCTGGAGCTGGCACGTGCAGGACTCAACGTCCAGGAAATCGCCGCACGGCGCGAATTGTCGCCCGGCACGGTGATTACGCATCTAGAGCGCATCGCCGAGACGAATGAAACCCTCGACGTCATACACATGCTCCCCCCGCCCGACCGTTGCAAGCACATTGCGGACGCCTTCCGCCAGGCTGACAGCGATTATCGCCTAGCGCCGGTCAAAGAGCAACTCGGTGACGACTATTCGTATGAGGAGTTAAGGATGGTGCGCATGCACCTGCGGCAGCTTCAAACGACGAGAGAGCGTCCATAA
- a CDS encoding HAD-IA family hydrolase, which produces MGQNTLKGIFFDLGGTLATAYPSVTEHISQTLADLGHPIPHREIASAAAIVSPDFDDPSNRGWSLSHERSYAFWIGYYTELLQELKISPTERATYALHIYNRLSRPQGYALYPDAIPVLEQLAGAGYTLGLISNWEAWGMELIPYLGISRYFPTQVLSGCVGLEKPDTAIFTLALAEANIAPEHALYVGDSVRFDIEPALAIGMRAVLIDRHAERSDRGASTIRSLRELFSHESIRCS; this is translated from the coding sequence ATGGGACAGAACACGCTCAAGGGCATATTCTTCGATCTAGGCGGCACCCTGGCGACGGCATATCCTTCGGTAACGGAACACATTTCTCAGACCCTTGCCGATCTTGGACATCCCATTCCGCATCGCGAGATTGCGAGCGCGGCCGCAATAGTCTCACCGGATTTCGATGACCCCAGCAATCGAGGGTGGTCGCTATCGCATGAGCGCTCGTACGCCTTTTGGATTGGCTACTACACTGAACTCTTACAAGAACTCAAGATCTCACCTACTGAACGCGCTACATATGCCTTGCACATCTATAACAGACTGAGCAGACCGCAGGGTTACGCGCTCTATCCTGACGCAATTCCGGTGCTAGAGCAATTGGCGGGAGCGGGATACACTCTAGGACTGATTTCCAATTGGGAAGCCTGGGGCATGGAGCTTATTCCGTACCTGGGTATTAGTCGGTATTTCCCCACGCAAGTGCTTTCGGGCTGCGTCGGCCTTGAAAAGCCGGATACGGCCATCTTTACGCTCGCGCTTGCAGAGGCCAATATCGCGCCCGAACACGCACTCTACGTCGGCGACAGTGTGCGGTTCGACATCGAGCCGGCCCTGGCGATCGGTATGCGCGCAGTCCTGATCGACCGCCATGCCGAACGCAGCGACCGCGGCGCCTCGACCATCCGGTCCCTCCGCGAGCTCTTTAGCCATGAATCCATACGTTGCTCGTAG
- the pyrE gene encoding orotate phosphoribosyltransferase — protein sequence MDVERERLRELLQKEAIKEGDFILSSGQRASYYIDCRLVTLSAEGAFLTGRVMLRALGEPLPDAVAGMSVAADPVVTAVAVASFTAGASVPALIVRSRAKEHGTGKQVEGPLQPGMRVAILEDTVTTGGSVLRAAEAVKDAGACVTGIWTLVDRLQGGAVEIAAAGYRYGHIFTIEDLGVEPTMNES from the coding sequence GTGGATGTTGAACGAGAGCGGTTGCGTGAGTTATTGCAGAAGGAAGCGATCAAAGAAGGTGACTTCATCTTGAGCTCCGGTCAGCGGGCGAGCTACTACATTGATTGCCGCCTCGTTACGTTGTCGGCTGAAGGAGCTTTCCTGACAGGTCGCGTGATGCTCAGGGCGCTGGGCGAACCCCTGCCGGATGCTGTGGCCGGTATGTCGGTGGCTGCGGACCCCGTGGTGACGGCCGTTGCAGTTGCCAGCTTTACCGCAGGCGCGTCTGTCCCGGCGCTGATTGTGCGCAGCCGCGCCAAGGAGCACGGCACCGGAAAACAAGTGGAAGGGCCTCTGCAGCCCGGAATGCGCGTGGCGATTCTAGAGGATACGGTGACAACGGGCGGTTCGGTGTTGCGTGCTGCGGAGGCGGTTAAGGACGCGGGTGCTTGCGTAACTGGCATCTGGACTCTGGTGGATCGACTGCAGGGCGGCGCGGTGGAAATAGCGGCGGCTGGCTACAGATATGGGCACATATTCACGATCGAGGACCTGGGAGTTGAGCCAACGATGAACGAGAGTTGA
- the mnmE gene encoding tRNA uridine-5-carboxymethylaminomethyl(34) synthesis GTPase MnmE translates to MNLEDTIAAVATPPGEGAIGIVRLSGREALAIGRHCFRRQNPGKWQSHRSYVGLVFDSVRDERVDQALCTYMRGPHSYTGEDVFEFSCHGSPAVLRRTLGMLLDHGARLAQPGEFTLRAFLNGKLDLAQAEAVMDVVQARTGKGLSFALDQLEGRLSRQVQELRQQVLGLLARLEANIDFSEDDVPAVPSHEVAASVALMLSGVNQLLATAPSGAVVRDGVPAVLVGRPNVGKSSLLNAFLSADRAIVTDIPGTTRDVLEETVDVGGIPLLLADTAGIAETQDVVEQIGVARSRASLAAARLIIVVLDSSMPLQPTDRRVIADVKDAQEGDPERQAIIALNKADKPQVLFPRDVMDLLPGCSIVLTSAVSSDGLDALRAEIGRNLLQEGLQTESAIITSARHQAVLLEAQTTLEEARCAAADGLPEDFVCIGLRAALNALGELTGESASEDLLDRIFGEFCIGK, encoded by the coding sequence GTGAACCTTGAGGATACCATTGCCGCTGTGGCTACGCCGCCGGGAGAGGGCGCCATCGGGATTGTCCGCTTGAGCGGCCGTGAAGCCTTGGCGATCGGCAGGCATTGCTTTCGGCGGCAGAATCCCGGCAAGTGGCAGAGCCACCGGTCGTATGTCGGGCTCGTGTTCGATTCGGTACGTGACGAGCGCGTGGACCAGGCCCTCTGCACCTACATGCGTGGGCCGCACTCGTACACGGGTGAGGATGTATTCGAATTTTCTTGCCACGGCAGCCCGGCGGTACTGCGGCGGACGCTTGGAATGCTCTTGGATCACGGCGCGCGTCTGGCTCAACCGGGCGAATTTACGCTGCGGGCCTTTCTCAACGGCAAACTCGATCTGGCGCAAGCCGAAGCGGTAATGGACGTCGTGCAAGCACGCACGGGCAAGGGGCTCTCATTTGCGCTCGACCAACTGGAAGGCCGTTTGTCGCGTCAGGTGCAGGAGTTGCGCCAGCAGGTACTCGGCTTGCTCGCACGCCTGGAAGCGAACATCGACTTCAGTGAAGACGACGTGCCGGCGGTCCCTTCCCACGAGGTGGCAGCGTCCGTAGCACTCATGCTTTCCGGCGTGAATCAACTGCTAGCCACTGCTCCCAGCGGCGCCGTGGTGCGTGATGGCGTGCCCGCCGTGCTGGTAGGTCGCCCCAATGTCGGTAAGTCGAGCTTGTTGAATGCGTTCTTGTCGGCAGACCGAGCTATTGTGACGGATATTCCCGGCACAACACGCGACGTGCTCGAGGAAACCGTTGACGTTGGCGGCATACCGCTGCTGTTGGCCGACACCGCGGGTATTGCGGAGACGCAGGATGTGGTCGAGCAAATTGGTGTGGCACGGAGCCGCGCGTCGTTGGCGGCGGCCCGCCTGATCATCGTGGTCTTGGATAGCAGCATGCCGCTCCAACCTACCGACCGTAGGGTAATCGCGGATGTCAAGGATGCTCAGGAAGGAGACCCCGAGCGGCAGGCGATAATTGCATTGAACAAGGCCGACAAGCCGCAGGTACTGTTTCCAAGGGACGTAATGGACCTGCTGCCAGGCTGCTCGATTGTGCTGACTTCCGCAGTCTCCAGCGACGGCCTCGACGCACTGCGAGCTGAAATCGGCCGGAATTTGCTGCAAGAAGGGCTGCAGACGGAAAGCGCCATTATCACCTCGGCCCGCCACCAGGCGGTATTGCTGGAAGCGCAAACTACGCTTGAGGAGGCGCGTTGCGCGGCAGCAGACGGCCTCCCGGAAGACTTTGTCTGCATCGGATTGCGCGCGGCACTCAATGCGCTGGGCGAGCTAACGGGCGAAAGCGCGTCAGAGGACCTGCTCGACCGCATTTTCGGCGAATTCTGTATTGGTAAGTAG
- a CDS encoding VanZ family protein, with translation MRNFLFFWAPPLLWMALIYYGSAQPTLPSLSHSLLDQLLKYGAHFVEYAVLALLWYRAIYSRFSHPIIQPLAFVIVAIYALSDEFHQSFVPGRSATWQDVAVDLLGGACALLLWNAAQQLWNRLNNSQEEHR, from the coding sequence ATGCGCAATTTCCTGTTCTTCTGGGCGCCTCCACTACTCTGGATGGCCCTCATCTACTACGGCTCCGCCCAACCTACACTGCCGTCGCTCTCGCATAGTCTGTTGGACCAACTCCTAAAGTATGGCGCTCACTTTGTTGAATACGCCGTGCTGGCCCTGCTCTGGTATCGGGCCATATATTCCCGTTTCTCCCACCCCATCATCCAGCCTTTGGCATTCGTCATTGTCGCCATCTACGCCCTGAGCGATGAGTTTCACCAGTCCTTTGTGCCAGGGAGAAGCGCCACGTGGCAGGACGTGGCGGTCGATCTGCTCGGCGGCGCGTGCGCCCTCTTACTTTGGAATGCCGCGCAACAGTTGTGGAATCGCCTCAACAATTCGCAGGAAGAGCACCGGTAA